A genome region from Rhodopseudomonas boonkerdii includes the following:
- the fliG gene encoding flagellar motor switch protein FliG has translation MAAVPATTGDNTSDIQSVVAGLAARQAGRAPTKPLSGPKRAAILMLALGEKYGGKVWSLLDDDEVRELSAHMSSLGTIEPETVEDLMLEFVSRMSASGALMGNYDATERLLTQYLPAERVTGIMEEIRGPAGRNMWEKLSNVQEEVLANYLKNEYPQTVAVVLSKLKPEHAARVLGILPEELALDVINRMLKMEAVQKEVIERVEQTLRVEFMSNLSQTRRRDAHEVMAEIFNNFDRQTETRFITSLEEDNREAAERIKALMFTFDDLIKLDAGSAQTLMRNIDKDKLGIALKSANEEVRAFFMSNMSSRAAKMLTDDMAALGPVRLRDVDEAQALLVNLAKDLAAKGEIVLTKNRADDELVY, from the coding sequence ATGGCAGCTGTTCCCGCAACCACAGGCGACAACACCAGCGACATCCAGAGCGTCGTCGCCGGCCTTGCCGCGCGTCAGGCGGGGCGCGCGCCGACCAAGCCGCTGAGCGGCCCCAAGCGCGCCGCCATCCTGATGCTGGCGCTGGGCGAGAAATATGGCGGCAAGGTGTGGTCGCTGCTCGATGACGACGAAGTCCGCGAACTCTCCGCCCACATGTCGAGCCTAGGCACTATCGAGCCGGAAACGGTCGAAGACCTGATGCTCGAATTCGTGTCGCGCATGTCGGCATCCGGTGCGTTGATGGGCAATTACGACGCCACCGAACGGCTGCTGACCCAGTATCTTCCGGCTGAGCGCGTCACCGGCATCATGGAAGAAATTCGCGGCCCGGCCGGCCGCAACATGTGGGAGAAGCTCTCCAACGTGCAGGAAGAGGTGCTCGCCAACTATCTGAAGAACGAATATCCGCAAACCGTTGCGGTGGTGCTGTCGAAGCTGAAGCCGGAACATGCCGCCCGCGTGCTCGGCATCCTGCCGGAAGAACTGGCGCTCGACGTCATCAACCGCATGCTGAAGATGGAAGCCGTACAGAAGGAAGTGATCGAGCGCGTCGAGCAGACACTCCGCGTCGAATTCATGTCCAACCTGTCGCAGACCCGCCGCCGCGACGCCCATGAGGTGATGGCCGAAATCTTCAACAATTTCGACCGCCAGACGGAGACACGCTTCATCACCTCGCTGGAAGAAGACAACCGAGAGGCTGCCGAGCGTATCAAGGCGCTCATGTTCACCTTCGACGATCTGATCAAGCTTGATGCCGGCTCGGCACAGACGTTGATGCGCAATATCGACAAGGACAAGCTCGGCATCGCGCTGAAGAGCGCGAATGAAGAAGTCCGCGCCTTCTTCATGAGCAACATGTCGTCGCGCGCCGCCAAGATGCTGACCGACGACATGGCCGCACTCGGCCCGGTGCGTCTGCGCGATGTCGACGAGGCGCAGGCGCTGCTGGTGAACCTTGCCAAGGATCTCGCCGCCAAGGGTGAAATCGTGCTGACCAAGAACCGTGCCGACGACGAGCTGGTGTATTGA
- a CDS encoding sigma-54-dependent transcriptional regulator FlbD: MRLLIVGTLKGQLTTATKIAMDNGASVVHAESLDQSMNVLRSGKGADLLLVDVALDIRDLVMRLEAEHIHVPIVACGITNDARAAVAAIHAGAKEYIPLPPEPELIAAVLAAVANDSRDLIFRDEVMGRVVKLAQQIAGSDASVMITGESGTGKEVLARYVHNRSNRAKKPFISINCAAIPEHLLESELFGHEKGAFTGAIARRIGKFEEATGGTLLLDEISEMDVRLQSKLLRAIQERVIDRVGGTRPVPVDIRIIATSNRNLSDAVKAGTFREDLLFRLNVVNLKIPALRDRPADILELAQHFAKKYAEANGVPVRPLSAEARRILTGNRWQGNVRELENTIHRSVLMSSGDEIGADAILTPDGDRLDHTKASPAVAHATMAAEQVTRALVGRTVADVERDLILETLKHCLGNRTHAANILGISIRTLRNKLNEYADGGLPITPAGAGSGDYRGMMGAA; this comes from the coding sequence ATGCGGCTTCTCATCGTCGGCACATTGAAGGGCCAGCTTACGACAGCGACCAAGATCGCCATGGATAACGGTGCCTCGGTGGTGCATGCCGAGAGCCTCGATCAGAGCATGAACGTCCTGCGATCGGGCAAGGGCGCCGACCTTCTGCTGGTCGATGTCGCGCTCGACATCCGCGATCTCGTCATGCGGCTCGAAGCCGAGCATATCCATGTGCCGATCGTGGCCTGCGGCATCACCAACGATGCACGCGCCGCCGTCGCGGCGATCCATGCCGGCGCCAAGGAGTACATCCCGCTGCCGCCGGAGCCCGAGCTGATCGCCGCCGTGCTCGCGGCGGTCGCCAACGACTCGCGCGACCTGATCTTCCGCGACGAGGTGATGGGCCGTGTGGTGAAACTGGCACAGCAGATCGCGGGCTCCGATGCTTCGGTGATGATCACCGGCGAAAGCGGCACCGGCAAGGAAGTGCTGGCGCGCTACGTGCACAACCGCTCCAACCGCGCCAAGAAACCGTTCATCAGCATCAATTGCGCGGCGATCCCCGAGCATCTCCTGGAATCCGAACTGTTCGGCCATGAGAAGGGCGCCTTCACCGGCGCCATCGCGCGCCGTATCGGCAAGTTCGAGGAAGCCACCGGCGGCACGCTTCTACTGGACGAAATCTCGGAAATGGACGTGCGCCTGCAGTCCAAGCTGCTGCGCGCGATCCAGGAGCGGGTGATCGACCGCGTCGGCGGCACCAGACCGGTGCCGGTGGACATCCGCATCATCGCGACGTCGAACCGCAATCTCTCCGACGCCGTGAAGGCCGGCACGTTCCGCGAGGATCTGCTGTTTCGCCTCAACGTCGTCAATCTGAAGATCCCGGCGCTGCGCGATCGCCCGGCTGACATTCTCGAACTGGCCCAGCATTTCGCGAAGAAGTATGCCGAGGCCAATGGCGTGCCAGTGCGTCCGCTCTCCGCGGAAGCGCGCCGCATCCTCACTGGCAATCGCTGGCAGGGCAATGTACGCGAGCTGGAAAACACCATTCACCGCTCGGTGCTGATGTCGTCGGGCGACGAGATCGGCGCGGATGCGATCCTGACCCCGGACGGCGATCGCCTCGATCACACCAAGGCCTCGCCGGCGGTGGCACACGCAACGATGGCCGCCGAACAGGTGACGCGCGCGCTGGTCGGCCGCACGGTGGCGGATGTGGAGCGCGACCTTATTCTCGAAACGCTGAAGCACTGCCTCGGCAACCGGACGCATGCAGCGAATATCCTCGGCATCTCGATCCGCACATTGCGCAACAAGCTCAATGAATATGCCGATGGCGGTCTACCGATCACTCCGGCAGGTGCCGGCAGCGGCGATTATCGCGGGATGATGGGGGCGGCATAA
- a CDS encoding class I SAM-dependent methyltransferase, translating into MAGDIDRAGVAKAYGRWAPVYDMVFGKVFDEGRRSTISEADRIGGRVLDVGIGTGLSLLDYARTTQICGVDISEPMLRRAHERVRKHNLTNVETLAVMDAKNLAFPDNHFDAVVAQYVITAVPDPEATLDDFIRVLKPGGELILVNHIGAESGPRKLFELAFAPLARRLGWRPEFPWARLANWARAHGGVTLAERRPMPPMGHFSLIRYVKG; encoded by the coding sequence ATGGCTGGCGATATCGACCGCGCGGGGGTCGCGAAGGCTTACGGGCGCTGGGCGCCGGTTTACGACATGGTATTCGGCAAGGTGTTCGATGAAGGTCGTCGCTCGACCATCAGCGAAGCCGATCGCATTGGCGGCCGTGTCCTCGACGTCGGTATCGGCACCGGCCTGTCGCTGCTCGACTATGCCCGCACCACGCAGATCTGCGGCGTCGACATTTCCGAGCCGATGCTGCGCCGGGCGCATGAGCGCGTCCGCAAGCACAATCTCACCAATGTCGAAACGCTTGCGGTGATGGATGCGAAGAATCTCGCATTTCCCGACAATCATTTCGACGCCGTGGTGGCGCAATATGTGATCACGGCGGTGCCGGACCCGGAAGCGACGCTGGACGATTTCATCCGCGTGCTGAAGCCGGGCGGCGAGCTCATCCTCGTCAATCACATCGGCGCTGAAAGCGGCCCGCGCAAACTGTTCGAACTGGCCTTCGCGCCGCTGGCACGCCGTCTCGGCTGGCGTCCGGAGTTCCCGTGGGCGCGACTGGCGAACTGGGCTCGGGCTCATGGCGGCGTCACGCTCGCCGAACGCCGTCCGATGCCGCCGATGGGGCATTTCTCGCTGATCAGGTATGTGAAGGGCTGA
- a CDS encoding flagellar hook-length control protein FliK: MVSVSSDIASNLSPQSARAKSARDETPSVSGYFGSLVEQNSPSADISPAPAARPDVPAPARRDDRPAADRPKAADRRDDRATSSPQDRRTEAATGATRTDKTSRKDDKPSKSDQASDSKADSTEGHKNAASDDSSATDDADSDIVAQTVAPEIVPVAVAASNAPATDATAAAGVTPDTTGNSQPLAIAAAAALKAKLDAGEAAAPEASALPAEAPAEAEAKFAAMIAGATPAAAKGLKKIEGGETTKTAITSAGDAKPDGKTDVSASATPADGAVASKPTTEAKTDQPANPAPKPDATATAKTDTKPTAEQTHTHRIEQAPQTALLDQAAPLPQPTHLQTTNNIAAAQQLQPQVAANPPVPLSGVAVEIAQSAKAGKTSFDIRLDPAELGRIDVRLEVDKHGNVTSHLTVEKPETLTMLRQDAPQLQRALEQAGLKTNDSGLQFSLRDQSPQQQQQQNGDQSSRHAHRLTINDDDTVTVAPSARGYGRMYGANGGVDISI, translated from the coding sequence GTGGTTAGCGTCTCGTCCGATATCGCCTCGAACCTCTCGCCGCAGTCCGCGCGCGCTAAATCTGCACGCGACGAGACGCCGTCCGTATCGGGATACTTCGGTTCGCTGGTCGAACAGAACAGCCCCAGTGCAGACATCTCCCCTGCCCCGGCGGCCCGCCCTGACGTCCCGGCCCCCGCTCGACGCGACGATCGCCCAGCTGCGGATCGCCCGAAAGCCGCCGATCGTCGCGATGATCGCGCCACATCGTCGCCGCAAGACCGCCGCACGGAAGCCGCAACGGGCGCGACGCGAACCGACAAAACCTCACGCAAAGACGACAAGCCGTCGAAATCCGATCAAGCCTCTGATTCAAAAGCCGATTCGACTGAAGGTCACAAGAATGCCGCAAGCGACGACTCCTCCGCGACCGACGACGCGGATTCGGACATCGTCGCACAGACAGTGGCGCCTGAGATCGTGCCGGTTGCCGTCGCAGCCTCCAACGCACCGGCCACCGATGCGACCGCTGCTGCCGGCGTGACGCCCGACACGACCGGCAACTCGCAACCGCTCGCCATCGCCGCTGCCGCTGCTTTGAAAGCCAAGCTCGACGCCGGTGAGGCCGCCGCGCCCGAGGCCAGCGCTCTGCCGGCTGAGGCTCCCGCCGAAGCCGAAGCGAAATTCGCCGCCATGATCGCGGGCGCGACGCCGGCTGCCGCCAAGGGTTTGAAGAAGATCGAAGGCGGCGAAACGACAAAGACTGCGATCACGTCCGCCGGTGACGCAAAGCCAGACGGCAAGACTGACGTTTCTGCATCAGCTACGCCTGCCGATGGCGCCGTCGCTTCAAAGCCAACGACCGAAGCCAAGACAGATCAGCCTGCAAACCCGGCCCCGAAACCGGATGCCACCGCTACGGCAAAGACCGATACGAAGCCCACGGCGGAGCAAACCCACACGCATCGCATCGAGCAGGCGCCGCAGACGGCTTTACTCGATCAGGCCGCGCCGCTGCCGCAGCCAACGCATCTGCAGACAACCAACAACATCGCCGCCGCTCAGCAGCTTCAGCCACAAGTCGCCGCCAATCCACCAGTGCCGCTATCCGGCGTCGCCGTCGAGATCGCGCAATCGGCCAAGGCCGGCAAGACGTCGTTCGACATCCGCCTCGATCCCGCCGAGCTCGGTCGCATCGATGTCCGCCTCGAAGTGGACAAGCATGGCAATGTCACCTCGCATCTCACGGTCGAGAAACCGGAGACGCTGACCATGCTGCGCCAGGATGCGCCGCAATTGCAGCGCGCGCTCGAACAGGCCGGCCTCAAGACCAATGACAGCGGCCTGCAGTTCTCGCTGCGCGATCAGTCTCCGCAGCAACAACAGCAACAGAATGGCGATCAGTCCAGCCGCCATGCGCACCGCCTGACCATCAATGACGACGACACCGTCACCGTGGCCCCTTCAGCACGTGGTTACGGCCGCATGTATGGCGCCAATGGCGGCGTCGACATCAGTATCTGA
- a CDS encoding FliH/SctL family protein produces MAAPAKFLFDTDFAVPDRGRAPVITPAEMAERIAQAEANAYRAGFDAAQREAKIEADRRMALALEQIGIAATTVAQSVDGIEAKMETEAVDVAIAVARKLCTELMAREPLTEIMALVHDCFRHLVATPHLVIRVNDALYDEAKERIEKQAKQSGFAGRLVILAAPEIENGDCKIEWADGGVVLNRASIDVKINELVGRYMASRNQA; encoded by the coding sequence ATGGCCGCTCCCGCAAAATTCCTGTTCGATACCGACTTCGCGGTGCCGGATCGCGGCCGTGCTCCGGTGATCACGCCGGCGGAGATGGCCGAAAGGATCGCCCAGGCGGAAGCCAATGCCTATCGCGCCGGCTTCGATGCCGCACAGCGCGAAGCGAAGATCGAAGCAGACCGCCGCATGGCTCTCGCGCTCGAGCAGATCGGCATTGCCGCGACGACCGTCGCGCAAAGCGTGGACGGCATCGAGGCTAAAATGGAGACTGAGGCGGTCGATGTCGCCATCGCCGTCGCGCGAAAACTGTGCACCGAACTGATGGCGCGAGAACCGCTCACCGAGATCATGGCACTGGTGCATGACTGCTTCCGCCACCTGGTCGCCACGCCGCATCTCGTGATTCGCGTCAATGATGCCCTGTACGACGAAGCAAAAGAGCGGATCGAGAAGCAGGCGAAGCAGAGCGGTTTCGCCGGACGCCTCGTTATCCTTGCGGCTCCCGAGATCGAGAACGGCGACTGCAAGATCGAATGGGCAGACGGTGGCGTGGTGCTGAACCGTGCCTCCATCGACGTCAAGATCAATGAACTCGTCGGGCGCTATATGGCGTCCCGCAATCAGGCCTGA
- the mnmA gene encoding tRNA 2-thiouridine(34) synthase MnmA, whose translation MLNSLDLEGRPEDTRVVVAMSGGVDSSATAALLKSQGYDVVGITLQLYDHGAAMHRKGACCAGRDIHDARDVAERIGIPHYVLDYESKFREQVIDNFAASYALGETPVPCIECNRSVKFKDLLATARELGAQALATGHYVASRRLADGSRSMVCAADSDRDQSYFLFATTQEQLDYLRFPLGDMSKPQTRELARQFGLSVADKHDSQDICFVPTGRYTDIVERLKPNAMEPGDIVDTDGHVIGRHHGIAHFTVGQRRGLGIASSAPLYVIRLDAEARRVVVGPREALRMHRIALRDVNWIGGGSIDAAIGNGLEIFVRVRSTRPPQPAWLRVVNGGYEVELVGGEEGVSPGQACVFYDAQSGQARVLGGGFIKSAAAKSSLGAANRDANVADVAAMRV comes from the coding sequence ATGCTCAACAGTCTCGATCTCGAAGGTCGTCCGGAGGACACGCGGGTTGTCGTCGCCATGTCCGGTGGCGTCGACTCGTCGGCCACGGCGGCGCTGTTGAAGTCGCAAGGTTATGACGTCGTCGGCATCACCTTGCAGCTTTACGATCATGGCGCCGCGATGCATCGCAAGGGGGCGTGCTGTGCCGGGCGGGACATTCACGATGCGCGCGATGTGGCGGAGCGGATCGGGATTCCGCATTACGTGCTGGATTATGAGTCCAAGTTTCGCGAGCAGGTGATCGACAATTTTGCCGCGAGCTACGCACTCGGCGAAACGCCGGTGCCGTGCATCGAGTGCAATCGCTCGGTGAAGTTCAAGGATCTCCTGGCGACTGCACGAGAACTCGGTGCGCAGGCGCTCGCCACTGGACATTATGTAGCGTCGCGTCGTCTCGCCGATGGATCGCGCAGCATGGTTTGCGCGGCCGACAGCGATCGCGACCAGAGCTACTTCCTGTTCGCGACCACGCAGGAGCAGCTCGACTATCTTCGCTTCCCGCTCGGCGACATGAGCAAGCCGCAGACGCGCGAACTCGCGCGGCAATTCGGGCTCTCGGTTGCCGACAAGCACGACAGTCAGGACATCTGCTTCGTACCCACCGGCCGCTATACCGATATCGTCGAACGCCTGAAGCCCAATGCCATGGAGCCTGGTGACATCGTCGATACCGACGGGCACGTGATCGGCCGCCATCACGGCATCGCTCATTTCACTGTCGGCCAGCGCCGCGGCCTCGGCATCGCGTCCTCGGCGCCGCTCTATGTGATCCGCCTCGATGCGGAGGCGCGCCGTGTCGTGGTCGGTCCGCGCGAGGCGCTGCGCATGCACCGGATCGCGCTGCGCGACGTCAACTGGATCGGCGGCGGTTCCATCGACGCGGCCATCGGCAACGGCCTCGAAATCTTTGTTCGCGTGCGTTCGACACGCCCGCCACAGCCGGCCTGGCTGCGCGTCGTCAATGGCGGTTACGAGGTCGAGCTGGTCGGCGGCGAGGAGGGGGTGTCGCCCGGCCAGGCCTGTGTGTTCTATGACGCGCAGAGCGGACAGGCCCGCGTGCTCGGCGGTGGATTCATCAAGAGCGCTGCGGCGAAAAGCTCTTTAGGCGCGGCCAATCGCGATGCTAATGTCGCCGACGTCGCAGCGATGCGCGTCTAA
- the fliF gene encoding flagellar basal-body MS-ring/collar protein FliF, translating into MQSLISFLKGLGAARLAAMFAVTVALVGFFAFIIMRVTTPQMTTLFTDLTVEDSSAIIKDLERQAIPYEIKNDGAAIMVPKDRVTRLRMKLAEGGLPKGGGVGYEIFDKSDSLGTTSFVQNINHLRALEGELARTIRALDRVQSARVHLVLPERPLFSREAPEPSASIVVRVRGTLDQQQVRAIRHVVASAVNGLKPSRVSIVDEAGQLLADGAADPTSEGATGDERRTAFEKRMRNQVEAIVSSVVGSGRARVQLTADFDYNKVTQTSDKFDPEGRVLRSSQTREEQSVTGERDGQVTVNNELPGNQPQGNAPNNAKDQSKKSEETNNYEISRITKTEVTEAGRVNRISVAVLVDGSYSRNEKGELIYAQRPKEELDRIAALVRSAIGFDQKRGDQVEVVNLKFAEGPAMPPAAEPTGLFGNLQFTKDDVMNVIELGVMMLLGLVVVFMVVRPLVRRILTPETPSTALAPPPGMMALPENVTVGADGQTLVAATGTNMIDVATIQGQVHAQSVHRVGELADRNPNETAAIIRQWLQEPA; encoded by the coding sequence GTGCAGAGTCTGATCAGTTTTCTCAAAGGTCTCGGCGCCGCGCGCCTGGCAGCGATGTTCGCCGTCACAGTCGCGCTGGTCGGCTTCTTCGCCTTCATCATCATGCGCGTGACGACGCCACAGATGACCACGCTGTTCACCGACCTGACAGTCGAGGACTCGTCGGCGATCATCAAGGACCTGGAACGCCAGGCCATCCCCTATGAGATCAAGAATGACGGCGCGGCCATCATGGTGCCGAAGGACAGGGTCACCCGTCTGCGGATGAAACTGGCCGAAGGCGGCCTGCCCAAAGGCGGCGGCGTCGGCTACGAGATCTTCGACAAGTCGGACTCCCTCGGCACAACCAGTTTCGTCCAGAACATCAATCACTTGCGTGCCCTGGAAGGTGAGCTCGCCCGCACCATCCGGGCGCTCGACCGGGTGCAGTCCGCCCGTGTCCATCTGGTACTTCCCGAACGTCCGCTGTTTTCGCGCGAGGCTCCTGAGCCTTCGGCCTCGATTGTCGTCCGCGTCCGCGGCACGCTCGACCAACAGCAGGTCCGAGCGATCCGTCACGTGGTCGCCTCGGCCGTCAACGGACTGAAGCCGAGCCGCGTTTCCATCGTCGACGAGGCCGGCCAACTCCTTGCCGACGGCGCCGCCGATCCCACCTCGGAGGGTGCCACCGGCGACGAACGCCGCACCGCCTTCGAGAAGCGGATGCGCAACCAGGTGGAGGCGATCGTTTCCTCGGTGGTCGGCTCCGGCCGCGCCCGGGTCCAGCTCACCGCTGATTTCGACTACAACAAGGTGACCCAGACCTCCGACAAGTTCGACCCTGAAGGCCGGGTGCTGCGCTCCAGCCAGACTCGCGAGGAGCAATCGGTCACCGGCGAGCGCGATGGTCAGGTCACGGTCAACAACGAGCTTCCCGGCAATCAGCCCCAGGGCAACGCGCCCAACAATGCAAAAGACCAGAGCAAGAAGTCGGAAGAGACCAACAACTACGAAATCTCCCGCATCACCAAGACCGAGGTGACCGAAGCCGGCCGCGTCAATCGCATCTCGGTGGCGGTGCTGGTAGACGGCAGCTACAGCAGGAACGAAAAGGGCGAGCTGATCTATGCGCAGCGCCCAAAGGAAGAGCTCGATCGGATCGCCGCCCTCGTCCGCTCCGCCATCGGATTCGACCAGAAGCGCGGCGACCAGGTCGAAGTGGTCAATCTGAAATTCGCAGAAGGCCCTGCCATGCCGCCGGCGGCCGAACCCACCGGCCTGTTCGGCAATCTGCAATTCACCAAGGATGACGTGATGAACGTCATCGAGCTCGGCGTGATGATGCTGCTCGGCCTCGTTGTCGTCTTCATGGTCGTCCGCCCGCTGGTCCGCCGCATCCTCACCCCGGAGACACCGTCTACCGCTCTGGCGCCGCCCCCCGGCATGATGGCGCTGCCCGAGAATGTCACGGTAGGCGCGGACGGACAGACTCTCGTCGCCGCAACCGGCACCAACATGATCGACGTCGCCACCATTCAGGGCCAGGTTCATGCCCAGTCGGTGCACCGCGTCGGTGAATTGGCAGACCGCAATCCCAATGAAACCGCAGCTATCATTCGTCAGTGGCTGCAGGAGCCGGCATAA
- a CDS encoding flagellar hook assembly protein FlgD — MAVDPTISSPVVSGTSTNTSSSTNASATTGIADNFQTFLTLLTTQLQNQNPLDPLDTNQFTQQLVQFAQVEQQLKSNDYMKSLVEMEKSTQATQALVYVGNNVAVDGSTAQFKTSATWNLLADKDTTAQISITNAAGSVVYSGNYSIKQGNASFVWDGKGNDGVQYPEGSYTLTATGKDNNGKDVAISTEVQGIVDSVDLSASPALLSINGSNYTVDKIKRVVRPTTTPTPTT, encoded by the coding sequence ATGGCAGTGGACCCAACGATCTCCAGCCCCGTCGTCTCCGGTACCTCGACGAACACGAGTTCGAGCACCAACGCGAGCGCGACAACAGGCATCGCGGATAACTTCCAGACCTTCCTGACGCTGCTCACCACGCAGTTGCAGAACCAGAACCCACTCGACCCGCTCGATACCAACCAGTTCACTCAGCAGCTCGTACAGTTCGCCCAGGTCGAACAACAACTGAAGTCGAACGACTACATGAAGTCGCTGGTCGAGATGGAGAAGTCGACGCAAGCGACACAGGCGCTGGTCTATGTCGGCAACAATGTCGCCGTCGATGGTTCGACCGCACAGTTCAAGACCTCGGCGACCTGGAACCTGCTAGCGGACAAGGACACCACGGCGCAGATCAGCATCACCAATGCGGCCGGCAGCGTCGTCTATTCCGGCAACTACTCGATCAAACAGGGCAATGCGAGCTTCGTCTGGGATGGCAAGGGCAATGACGGCGTGCAATATCCCGAAGGCTCATACACGCTGACGGCGACCGGCAAGGACAACAACGGCAAGGACGTCGCGATCTCGACAGAGGTGCAGGGCATTGTCGACTCCGTCGATCTGTCAGCCAGTCCGGCGCTGCTGTCGATCAATGGCAGCAACTATACCGTCGACAAGATCAAGCGCGTGGTGCGCCCGACGACGACGCCAACCCCGACCACGTAA
- a CDS encoding DUF1153 domain-containing protein: protein MTEPHRPRVKYVIGPDGSPLTIADLPAPGTKRWVIRRKAEVVAAVRGGLLSLEEACSRYTLTVDEFLSWQFSIDQHGLAGLRTTRIQQYRQ, encoded by the coding sequence ATGACAGAACCCCATCGCCCGAGGGTCAAATACGTCATCGGGCCTGACGGCAGCCCATTAACTATTGCCGATCTGCCCGCGCCGGGAACGAAGCGCTGGGTGATCCGCCGCAAGGCCGAAGTCGTTGCCGCTGTCCGCGGTGGCCTTCTCTCTCTGGAAGAAGCCTGCAGCCGCTACACGCTGACCGTGGATGAGTTCCTGTCCTGGCAGTTCTCCATCGACCAGCACGGTCTGGCCGGCCTGCGGACTACCCGCATCCAGCAGTATCGCCAGTAA
- the fliN gene encoding flagellar motor switch protein FliN, producing the protein MSDPQVPLPDLNAGDPMVTGDVGYADEEHVTRIAADLEAVFDVPVQVSAVLGRSKMDVGDLLKLGPGTVLELDRRVGEAIDIYVNNRLVARGEVVLVEEKLGVTMTEIIKADN; encoded by the coding sequence ATGAGCGATCCGCAGGTGCCGCTGCCCGATCTCAATGCCGGCGATCCGATGGTGACCGGCGATGTCGGTTACGCCGACGAGGAACATGTCACGCGCATCGCCGCAGATCTGGAAGCGGTGTTCGACGTGCCTGTGCAGGTCTCTGCAGTGCTCGGGCGCTCCAAGATGGACGTGGGCGATTTGCTCAAGCTTGGACCCGGCACCGTGCTCGAACTCGACCGCCGCGTGGGCGAAGCGATCGACATTTATGTGAACAATCGCCTGGTGGCGCGCGGCGAAGTCGTGCTGGTCGAGGAAAAGCTCGGCGTCACCATGACCGAAATCATCAAGGCCGACAATTAA